A part of Oncorhynchus masou masou isolate Uvic2021 chromosome 30, UVic_Omas_1.1, whole genome shotgun sequence genomic DNA contains:
- the LOC135522979 gene encoding uncharacterized protein LOC135522979 yields the protein MRASAVPDDCVITLTVADVTAEDGSPLTVLGDFNLPTAAFDTVNHQILLSTLSELGISGAAHAWIASYLTGRSYQVANRISACLADISVWMTDHHLKLNLGKTELLFLPGKDCPFHDLAITVDNSIVSSSQSAKNLGVILDNTLSFSTNIMAVARSCRFMLYNIRRVRPCLTQEAAQVLIQALVISRLDYCNSLLAGLPACAIKPLQLIQNAAARLVFNLPKFSHVTPLLRSLHWLPVEARIRYKTMVLAYGAVRGTAPQYLQALIRPYTQTRALRSSTSGLLASLPLRKYSSRSAQSKLFAALAPQWWNKLPHDARTAESITTFRRHLKPHLFKEYLG from the exons atgagagcatcagctgttccagacgactgtgtgatcacgctcaccGTAGCCGACGTGACggctgaggacggctcacctctcacagtcctgggcgactttaacctccccac ggctgccttcgatactgtgaaccatcagatcctcctctccaccctctccgagttgggcatctccggtgcggcccacgcttggattgcgtcctacctgacaggtcgctcctaccag gtggcgaatcgcatctctgcatgtctggcagacatatcagtgtggatgacggatcaccacctcaagctgaacctcggcaagacggaactgctcttcctcccggggaaggactgcccgttccatgatctcgccatcacggttgacaactccattgtgtcctcctcccagagcgctaagaaccttggcgtgatcctggacaacaccctgtcgttctcaaccaacatcatggcggtggcccgttcctgtaggttcatgctctacaacatccgcagagtacgaccctgcctcacacaggaagcggcgcaggtcctaatccaggcacttgtcatctcccgtctggattactgcaactcgctgttggctgggctccctgcctgtgccattaaacccctacaactcatccagaacgccgcagcccgtctggtgttcaaccttcccaagttctctcacgtcaccccgctcctccgctctctccactggcttccagttgaagctcgcatccgctacaagaccatggtgcttgcctacggagctgtgaggggaacggcaccgcagtacctccaggctctgatcaggccctacacccaaacaagggcactgcgttcatccacctctggcctgctcgcctccctaccactgaggaagtacagttcccgctcagcccagtcaaaactgttcgctgctctggccccccaatggtggaacaaactccctcacgacgccaggacagcggagtcaatcaccaccttccggagacacctgaaaccccacctcttcaaggaatacctaggatag